The sequence ATATTACCAATAATAATTCTAAACAATTGCTTTGTCAGTGAGGTTTGATCCCACGACTCATGCACTTtggacaaggaaggaaggaaatgttttatttaatgatgcacccaacacattttatttacagttatatggcgtcagacatatggttatggaccatacagatattgagagggcaaacccgccgtcgccacttcacgggctactcttttcgattagcaagggatcttttatatgcaccatcccacggacaggatagtacataccacggcatttgttaaccagttgtggagcactgaacgagaaatagcccaatgggtccagcgACGGGCattgatcctagacagaccatgaatcaagcgaacgctttaccactgggctacaacccgCCCCTCCACCTCAGACAAAGcaaagaataaatgtttaacgaacaccccagcacaaaaatacatatcggctattgggttgtcaagtcaaactaaggtaagtacatgaataggattattttcattaaaaataaaaaaataattatacaattatGACAAAGCAAAGAAAAGTTCCACATACCTGAACAAAAGCTAATCCAATTCCTACGCCCCCAATGATGGCTATCTTGGCTTTTAGCCATGCCACGAACCCATCGGAGCAGTTCTGTAATAAAGGAGAGAATTATGTTAACTACTTGAGAATTGTCgggttatttcttttacatacatgtacattcatcaGTTGTTAACAACACAAATAATCAGCAAACTGAATTGGCGAAGCTGTTCATGCCTAAGTATGGGGCCGTTTTGTTAGTTTGTTCATGAATGTaaacgaaataacagacaatacatataattaaatttgaaacattactttttttggttcttaaacaataatgctcaacaagggttgaatttttttttttttaccactatcccaaagaaatagtgaatttaaaaaaacactattccgtctaaaaatgtactatcccttcaattattaatgtacctgtacaacattgcgtaacgaacaattgtttatataccagtctatgcattactgcatactagctggaattacaaatgaactcactccaaacattagtctcgatcaaaaagacgtttattttgtaccggtaagtgcacgagaaaggtcttagtagcgcgaggatttttctgcagaaaaatgtagctaaaGAAAAAACGTACGCGGAATAGTCGCAGGCGATTTTCGGTATtctgtgctttattttcactttcatgacggaatattggaagaattgttttactattctgtttcgaaatttactatttgcggaaTAGCATAAAATTTTACCACTGCTCAGTAAGAAACTGCCAACATAAACTGACGTCATCAGATACGATATTCCCTGAAAACCTTATTTTCACATTCATTGCAAAATAAACTCCCCATTGCTAGGGCTGGACCAGCGACATTAAATTGTACTGAATGTAATggcaatttaattatatatctgTAATTAGGGCTATTCTATTAGTTGTCTGGCATTGTAGTAGTGCTAAACTTCTGCAAAACCTGGTCTAGAAAATAAAGAATACTACAcaagtggccgttatatactattgatcatccattaaagacatttggggagtatcctctatctTACTAGTTCGTTTTAAAACTtatcttaaccttctgactactgcaggcgagatatctcgcccgacgtcacgtcagtcgatatactgtacactgtatacagtgcattccccaattcatatttcccgccgttttgcacacgacactcaccggaaacggaaatataattaaagaaaaaagattttttttcaaaatggtggtttttgttttgattttttcaattgaaaataccttgaaattttgagttcaaaaagtggttttcggcaagtattttcgcttgacaacaatggcggcacgtcgcggtaattttcagggatcgatagctgattgtaacagctaatttgataataaatttgatcgttttaccaacaacgaaaattaccaaatattgcaatatgaatcgtagttcgggtttaaaaaaaaattctggtcaaaaaaccactgttatcgggaataatggacataaatactggacagctggccacaaatgcccgtaagtaaacgcaactttttcgattttttgcctaattttaatcaccattagccgatctaaaataataaaaattacaaaaaaagacacgaaaataatacttaccgattcatatatgaactttatttcatgtatttatgaaacatttaagtgaatatatgtgagtaaaaattataaacttgtacccactcaacgaggtttttgttaaaaattaatccagtagtctaaaggttaaaacgCAAGAGAGTTTGATAAATTTTTAAACAACAGGTATTCAAAGGTGTGtacttgggatttttttttttcacttgccATTCAGGCGAGTCATGTCAGCACTTTTGAGTAGCCTgagtgttatttttaaaaataaaactgtaaatgTATTTGGCATAGATCAGTTTCAATGGGCATACACACACTTTGAATTATCAAAAGTAACGTTTTGGTTGTTTTAGAAACAATGCATTTTGGACATTCAGAAATAATATGCTGTAACGAATGCGCAAAACTTTGGTTGGTCGCCAGGTGGGCAACTCATGATATGTTTTTGACTCGCATGATGTTTTCATTCGCCCGAGGCGACAGTAAAACGCACACCTTgctattctatttcttacatacctaTTATCTTCAAAACTCTCGTTTCAAATAAATTtcaactaaaacttatttatgGCCCCAGTTCCCTTATTAGTTACGGAGTAAACGATTccagttaaagtttcttttgtttaacaccaccaccagagcacactgatttcttgatcattggctattggatgtcaaacatttggtaattttgaaataatctttagagaggaaaactgctacattttttcattagtagcaaggtatcttttatatccagacaggaaagcacacaccacggcctttgatatactagtttgATTTCAATTGTCCTTTGAAAAGGACAGTGGTAAACCTGGTAGAGCATCACAGCATTTGTTTTTGCCGTCAAGGTCCGATTTTCGGGTCAATAACAGGTAGGAAACCACGGCACTTGCGCTGTTGCCAAAGTAAAATTCGAACCCCGTGATTGTTTGCACAATCTGTGCAGCCCTGTAAATGACATACCTTTGTGTAGAATGTTGGGTTTGGACTACATGTAGTGTCACACCCTTTCACCTTGCAGCATGAATCAACAACCTTGTTGTTATGGCGGTCGCAGTAATCCACAGTGTAGTTCTTTATGCCACAGCATTTGAACtgaaaaaaaataacccaaagAATCATTTAGTCAAAAGATATCAAGATAAAATGGTCAAGTAGCCCTCCCCCCACTCACACCGAAATTAGCATATTAATTAACTGgctaatgtcaaacatttaataattctgacacagccttcaattaatgttttgttttacaacaccactagcatattaattaactggctaatgtcaaacatttgataattctgacacagccttcaattaatgttttgttttacaacaccactagcatattaattaactggctaatgtcaaacatttgataattctgacacagccttcaattaatgttttgttttacaacaccactagcatattaattaactggctaatgtcaaacatttgataattctgacacagccttcaattaatgttttgttttacaacaccactagcatattaattaactggctaatgtcaaacatttgataattctgacacagccttcaattaatgttttgttttacaacaccacttCCGCACATTCATCAGTTAATCACTGGCTGTTGGATagcaaacatttgttaattctgatcCGTACATccgttttgcttaatgacaccactagagcatttagtaattctgacacggtaatgatcagaggaaacccgctacattttttctaatgcagcaagtgatcttttatgtgcactttaccacagacaggaaagcacataccacagccttagacctggcctggtgcttattaAACTTTTTAAGGGTCTCACTCGAGACTAATaaagagtctgagacactaatgtcatgacgaCCCCATACAACTGCATGCGTGTGAGGTCATTAAAGATACGAGTCTGACTATATGAAGTTtcataagcacgggcccagatatggtgcagtggttgggacgagagaaacaacaacaaaacaatcaattgaatggatccactgaggtggtttgatcctgtggtgcaagcacttcaagccagcactcaacagactgagctaaatgccagccctcaaaaacatttaccattaacagcaaaggatctttaaaacacacttttccacagacggGACAGTTGGAGAGTAACTAACGAGCTatgaggaattatgaattatctcaTAGTGAGTtgggttattctctttattacccattgttcattttaactgatttttaatgtaaaaattcctctgcagtctaaaagccatcagccattatgTCGTATAATCTTACGcccattacatgacgtaatgtaagtgacgtcatagcataacggcattctttttacagccaaatgtttacagtacatgataatacagctgtatttgcatttgaaaattattttttatatattactaacgccgctgcttatgaaaatataccatttcatgtttacgaaacaaatgagtcaattTTTTATCTCTGTTAACCTTagtagatcgtataacgtatgtataatctgactcatgaatggaaacattatatgaacgaaagtgaagttccggccatggcaaGCAACCAATCAAACGTCGTGACTTTTAAGCCAGCCTATCAGTGGCTGTTGAAGCAacctgcacactgtgcagagatcagAAAAATATTACCCTGTATATTCGAgcccatatggataataaaccaTGATACATGACCCACTGACCTTTACACAATTGTTAAATGACAACATActacagtttatttttaatttctttaaaaaccAACTCACCTCACGTTGTATTTTGTCAATGGCTTTCCCAGCTGCTGTGTCATTCTTCACTATGTATTTTGTTATCAGATTTTCCAGCGAGTCTTTAACCTCTTTCTCCACctacaatgtttaaatatatggAACTGATGTGAACATCACACATTTATGAATAAGAGTCTTAATTTCTTGAATgcaaaagaatttttttttatttaacgacgcactcaacacattttatttacggttatatggcttcagacatatggtaaaggaccacacagattttgagaggaaacccactacatgggctactctttgtgattagcagcaagggatcttttatttgcgcttcccacaggcaggatagcacaaaccatggcctttgttgaaccagttatggatcactggtcggtgcaagtggtttacacctacccattgagccttgcggagcactcactcaggatttggagtcagttacttgattaaaaatcccatgcctcgactgggatccgaacccagtaccaaccagcctgtagaccgatgacctaaccataATTTCCACTCAGGCCGCTTTCTTGAATGCTGTCTAAAGGGTGGGGTGGTGTGGAGAGAGCTTATTCAAAGACAATGGCTAATTTCCagtcaaatacggtaataaacatatatacatacatagcaGTGCTTGAACTGAACAATGGCAATTGCTGTTCTTGAATGTCGtctaaagtgtgtgtgtgtgtgtgtgtggggggggggggggggggggcagattcAAGGACATGGGCAAATACGGTTCCTTATCTATTGCAATTCATATCACAACATTTAATTTGAGCCCTGTGCAAGTATGgacataaatgtataaatatacaaatttaaaagCTTCCTTTGTACTGTAAGCtgcttatttaatttaaaatgttcaccACTAACTTTCTTTtggaaaatttaaaacataaaattctgcattaaaaaacaaaaaaaataaatgctaggttcagactgttacaataaaaaataaaaaaaatgttttatttaatgacacactcaacacattttatttacggttatatggcgtcagacatatgtttaaaggactatacagatattgagagaggaaatctgctatcgccacttcatgggctactcttttcgagtagcagcaagggatcttttatatgtaccatcccacagacagggtactaCATACaacggcttttgatacaccagttgtggtgcactggccggcatgagaaatagcccaatggacccacagacggggattgatcccacaccaactGCGTATCGAGCGAccaccttaccactgggctacgtcctgcccctcgtTACAACGAAGTTGGTCAACTTGATGGACTTGCTAAGAGTGTGCTCAAATTAACAACCAATAGGTCATAGGTCATATaacaagaatcgagttgtaagatgGCTTACACTAGCAACTGAACAGTAGAAGTTgagagagcagaaagttggccaactttgttgtGGCAGTTGGTAGACTGACTCTAGCAAAAGACACACATGATTAAcaatgtatgtcagaattaccttgTTTTTAAGTACAAAGCCTGCAATACCACCAGCAATTTCGAAAAAGAATATGATGGTCAGCAAAACGGCAAACtgaaaagacaaaagaaaatcataGTAAGACAAATAGATcaacaaatataaatgtaatagACTTATGGCTATAAGGGCAAGCACAATCGCACTcccaaaaacacattaaattaaCCTGAAGGAAAAATTAaagaacgacgcactcaactcattttatttacagttatatggcatcgggcatatggttaagataTTGAGAAGAaccctgctgtcaccacttcatgagttactcttttagatcagcagcaagggatcttgtttatgcatcatctcacagacaggatagcacataccacagcctttgatacaccagtcgtggtgcactcgctggaatgagaaatagcccaatgggcccaccgatggggatcgaccgAGCACAGACCGtgcgctgtaccattgggctatgtcccgctcccGTTAATATCAAGGGTGCAAAACACAACATCTTTCATGTATCCTTCATTCAACAAACAGGATTTCTCTTATTTCTTTAAACTTTGTCATGTTAAAGATTTACTGCATCCAAGTTGTAACAATAAACTGACATCCTTGCATCCTTTTACTAAACTGAATACTGTTGGATTTCTTAACCTTTAccagtttatttatatataagtatatattaaaatacgcCTATTGTTTTTACAATTCGTAATTGGAGAATTTgtcgagtgccagagctagccctgacttCGGAAAGGGAGACCacttgtaattttattaaaataaattaaaaggtgtgtatgtatttggcaaaataattccACAGGGCTAAAAATTCGTGCGAATCTCTGAATCTGATTCGCGCAAGTATAAATCATCTTAATCTATTTGCATTCGCATGAAATATTtccacaaatttattaaattgaataatcagtgagtaaaacgttactaaattaaataaaaagaaataaaaaaataatagtctGGTTATCAAGCTTCAGTTTAAACTGGCTTCAAAAGCATAGCATACATTTTGAATCTGTGCATGTTCGAAACCGTGGTTTATCGAGACTAGTCTGGCCTGGAGCCAAGCGGTGGTTAGCCCATTTCTATGAACCAAATTGTCAACAAAGAGAACCGAAAAAAGGAACATGTTTTTTCAGTTCTTACATTATAACAAAGACAGTAATTTAATGTGTCAAATTTAGTAATGCATCAAACATTTCTATGTTAGTCGCTGATATTATGTTCCTAACCTTAAATTACCAgctctttttaatcaataaatctTTTTGTCGGTTGTGGAAATGTTTTTCAGTaatatccatacaaacattgaacCAATGTGTAAAATACATCGGCAATTAGTATCCCATGCGCTGTTTACAAATTAAGCAATCTTCGAAAAGTAAcctgggctgcgttcagccagacagTGAAAAAAATTGTCCGCATGACTGGTTTATGCgattcacagtaaaccaaatggccacattgggaaccaatcaaatagttcacgaacTTTAGCAAAACATTtcctggctgaacttggggctgataagacacctaaaaaaaaactgactgtaaagaaaaaaatggaaccaacaactaaaaaaaactgttagtaacaaaaccaaaacattttcaatttttttttttttttttttttttttttttttgctttaaaattggaTACACTGTTACTGACAAATTGGTTATTCTTTCC comes from Gigantopelta aegis isolate Gae_Host chromosome 13, Gae_host_genome, whole genome shotgun sequence and encodes:
- the LOC121387373 gene encoding CD63 antigen-like produces the protein MVEGGMKCVKYLLFAFNLIFVIAAIGLIAAGAYVQVELKEYSDSLGSAYAGPGILLIIVGVFIFLLAFFGCCGAIKENYCLTMTFAVLLTIIFFFEIAGGIAGFVLKNKVEKEVKDSLENLITKYIVKNDTAAGKAIDKIQREFKCCGIKNYTVDYCDRHNNKVVDSCCKVKGCDTTCSPNPTFYTKNCSDGFVAWLKAKIAIIGGVGIGLAFVQVIGILFACCLARAIRKEYEVV